From a region of the Phragmites australis chromosome 21, lpPhrAust1.1, whole genome shotgun sequence genome:
- the LOC133902925 gene encoding uncharacterized protein LOC133902925, whose translation MGRGREISLAPHPPPATGRGREISLAPHPPPAMGRGPANHPARSIQSIAAELGNLRLFLLLLETPSGFAIFSFPGVLLYLPDAIESIWAYFSEDYKARKILLLKEFRTFDDKSSAINLCTGVNKKLTKMILKWRRPGQKLAVGKPEYKTIIETSLKIPCLCDEAVMEVTWGVKNLMRRLVPKEKSGLTKEDCLPMSEGLKKVLSRYGFDDVKPEMINERIIVTACALFDCDSTEKKHSACLCCFGGLIKGVSGIDCEDWGLLKLATALKVIFCPEEVGDYHEMLSKDELSKLVDDAHKYTCNIGKVLGVMVYKEMVSAHEVRTKEKILLGHLVMEAKEAYENGKGK comes from the exons ATGGGGCGAGGACGCGAGATTTCTCTTGCTCCCCATCCTCCTCCGGCGACGGGGCGAGGACGCGAGATTTCTCTTGCTCCCCATCCTCCTCCGGCGATGGGGCGAGGACCTGCAAATCATCCGGCTCGTAGCATCCAATCTATAG CTGCCGAATTGGGGAATCTTCGGTTGTTCTTGCTGCTGTTGGAGACGCCCTCTGGCTTCGCAATTTTCTCTTTTCCTGGGGTCCTTCTCTACTTACCAGATGCCATAGAG AGTATCTGGGCATACTTTTCCGAGGATTATAAGGCGAGAAAA ATCCTCTTGCTGAAAGAATTTCGAACTTTTGATGACAAGTCCAGTGCCATTAACCTTTGTACTGGTGTTAACAAAAAGCTTACTAAGATGATCTTGAAGTGGCGACGCCCTGGGCAGAAATTGGCTGTTGGAAAGCCTGAATATAAAACAATCATTGAAACAAGCTTG AAAATACCCTGCCTGTGTGATGAAGCTGTAATGGAGGTAACGTGGGGCGTGAAGAATCTCATGCGCCGTTTAGTGCCTAAAGAAAAATCAGGGCTGACTAAGGAGGACTGCCTCCCTATGAGTGAAGGACTAAAAAAGGTCCTGAGTCGTTATGGCTTTGATGATGTCAAACCAGAGATG ATCAATGAGCGGATTATTGTGACGGCATGCGCATTGTTTGATTGTGATTCTACTGAGAAGAAACATTCTGCATGCTTGTGCTGTTTTGGTGGCCTCATTAAGGGTGTGTCTGGCATCGACTGTGAGGATTGGGGCTTACTGAAACTTGCAACTGCTCTGAAGGTGATATTTTGCCCTGAAGAAGTTGGTGATTATCATGAG ATGTTGTCAAAAGATGAGCTGTCAAAGTTGGTGGATGATGCacataaatatacatgtaaCATTGGTAAGGTCCTGGGCGTGATGGTCTACAAAGAAATGGTCTCTGCCCATGAAGTTAGGACTAAGGAAAAAATACTGTTGGGGCACTTGGTTATGGAGGCTAAGGAAGCATATGAAAATGGTAAAGGCAAATGA